The following DNA comes from Amycolatopsis solani.
CTGTTCTCCTACGGCTCCTGGGCGAACTTCTACCTCTGCTCGGTGCAGACCGACGCGAAACCGGCGCCGGGCGGCCCGCCGCCGGGCATCCCCGTCACGGCCGGGAGGTGCCGGTGAAACCGCCCCGCATCAAGCCGTTCCGCAGCCGGAACCCGATCGCCGTCGGCGCCGTCACGGCGTTGGTGATGGCCCTGATCGGCGGGGCCACGTTCTTCTCCGACGACCTCCCGCTGGTCGGCGGCGGCACCACGTACCGGGCGGAGTTCCGCGAGGCCGCCGGGCTGAAGCCGAACGACGAGGTCCGCGTGGCCGGGGTGAAGGTCGGCGAGGTCACCGACGTGCGGCTGGCCGGCGACCATGTCGAGGTGCTGTTCCGGGTCAAGGACACCTGGGTCGGGAACCGGACGACGGCGGCGATCAAGATCAAGACGTTGCTCGGCCAGAAGAACCTCGTGCTCGACCCGGTCGGCAACGGCGAGCTGGACCCGGCCCAGCCGATCCCGCCCGAGCGCACGAGTTCGCCCTACGACGTGACCGCGGTCTTCAACGACCTGGCCGGCACGGTCGGGGCGATCGACACCGACCAGCTCGCGCAGGCGTTCCGCACGCTGTCCGACACGCTCGGCGCGTCGGCACCCAGCGACGTCCGGACCGCGTTCGACGGCATCGCCGCCCTGTCGCAAACGCTGGCCTCGCGCGACGAAGAGCTGGTCAAGCTGTTCCAGAACACCAACCAGGTGGCCAAGACGCTCGGTGAGCGGTCCGGCCAGATCCAGGCGCTGATCCGCGACGGCAACACGCTGCTGACCGAGCTGAACGCGCGCAAGGACGCGATCGCGCAGCTGTTCAGCGGCATCAAGAACCTGGCGATCCAGCTGCGCGGGCTGGTCGCGGACAACCAGAAAACGCTCGGCCCGGCGCTCGACCAGCTCGACCGCGTCGCCACCGTACTGCAGCAGAACCAGGGGAAGCTCGAGGACAGCCTGCGCCTGGCCGGGCCGTTCTACCGGCTGCTCGGCAACGCCGTCGGCAACGGCCGGTGGATCGACACCTACATCTGCGGGCTGATCCCCACCGGCACCACGCCGGGAAGCTGCCTGCCGCCGAAGAACGGGGGACGCTGATGGCGCACCAGCTGATCGACCTGGGCGCGCGGGCGCGACGGCGGACGCGACTGCGAGCGCTCACGGTCGGCGTGCTGCTCGCGCTCGTCGTCTCGGCGGCGTGGCCGATCGCCACCGCGCCCGGCGAGCGGACGTTGACCGCGTACTTCACCGCCGCGGTGGGCATCTACCCCAACTCCGACGTGCGCGTGCTCGGGGTCGCCATCGGCTCGGTGTCCAAAGTGGAACCGAACGGCACGGACGTCAAGGTGACGATGACGCTCAAGCCGGACGCGCAGCTGCCCGCGGACGCCGGTGCCGTCGTGATCACGCCGAGCCTGGTCGCCGACCGGTACGTGCAGATCACGCCCGTCTACCGCGGCGGGCCGCAGCTGCCCGACGGCGCTTCGATCCCGCGTGAGCGCACCGCGACCCCGGTCGAGGTCGACGACCTGCTGCACAGCCTCAACCAGCTGATGTCCGCGCTGGGCCCGCAGGGGGCCAACAAGGACGGCGCCGTCAGCGAAGTGCTGACCAAGTCGGCCGAATACCTCAGCGGCAACGGGCAGACCATCGGCACGGCGATCAAGAACCTCGGCGAATTCGCCCGTGCCGCCAGCGATTCGAAGGACGACCTGTTCGGCTCGGTGGACCACATCAGCGAGTTCACCGCGATGCTCGCCGCCAACGACGGTCAGGTGAAGCAGGCGATCTCGCAGATCGCGTCGCTGAGCAAGGTGCTGGCCGACCAGCGCGACCAGTTCTCCGGTGCGCTGACCGAGCTGACCCAGGCGCTCAGCGTCGTGCAGGGGTTCATCAAGGACAACCGCGGCAAGGTGCGGTCCGATGTGGACAAGCTCGCCGACGTCACGAAGATCCTCGTGAACCAGAAGGATTCCCTCGCCGAAGCCCTGCAAGCGGCGCCGAACGCGCTGACGAACCTCCTGGGTGCCTACGACCAGGCGAACGGGACCATCGACGGCCGCGGCAACCTCCTCGAGTTCCCGGAGGGCAAATGAAGTCCCTGGTCAAACTCGCTGCGGTGGTGACGCTCGCGCTGGTCACCACCGGCTGCGGGCGCGGGGTGAGCGTCTACGACATCCCGCTGCCCGGCGGCGCCGCGCTCGGCGACCACCCGATCCACGTCACCGCGAGCTTCACCAACGTGCTCGACCTGGTGCCGCAGTCCGGCGTCAAGGTCAACGACGTCCCGGTCGGGCAGGTCGTCAAGGTCGAACTGGCGCCGGACGGGCACAGCGCGATCGTGGAGCTGCTCCTCAACGGTGACGTCGACCTGCCGGGCAACGCCGTCGCGCGGCTGCGGCAGGCCAGCATCCTCGGCGAGAAGTTCGTCGAGCTGGCCGCGCCGGACGTCGCGACGCCGTCCGGCCGGCTCCTCGACGGCGCGACCATCCCACTGGACCAATCCACCCTGACACCCGAGATCGAGGAGGTCTTCGGGGCGCTGTCGCTGCTGCTCAACGGCGGCGGCGTGGCGCAGGTCCAGAACATCAGCCACCAGCTCAACGAAGCCCTCGGCGGCCGCGAAACCGCGGCCCGCAGCCTGCTGTCCAGTTTGGACACCTTCGTCAAGGGGCTCGACGAGCACCGCACCGAGATCACGCGCGCCATCGAGAGCGTCAACAAGCTCGCGCAGACGCTGAACGCGCACACCGACCAGATCACCACGACGTTGAACGGCCTCACACCCGGCATCGGCGTGCTCAACCAGCAGCGGGAGGCGCTGGTCGGGATGCTCAAGTCCCTCGACGGCCTCACCTCGGTCGCCGTCGACACGGTGAACAAGAGCAAGGACGACCTGGTCGCCGACCTCAAGGCGCTCGAACCGCTGTTGCGGCGGCTGGCCGACTCCGGCGACAAGCTGCCGAAGGCGATGGAGATGATCTTCACCTTCCCGTTCCCGGACGCGGCGCTCGACACCATCCGCGGCGACTACCTCAACGGCTTCCTCAAGGTGGGTCACTGATGCTGACCCGGTTCGTGCGCGTGCAGGTGACGATCTTCGTGGTCATCGCCGTCCTCGGCGTGGCCTACGTCGGCGCCACCTACGCCGGTCTCGACAAGGTGTTCTTCGACCGCGGCTACACGGTCAAGGCGCAGTTCCCGACCGGCGGCGGCATCTTCACCAACTCCGAGGTCACCTACCGCGGGGTGCCGATCGGCCGGGTCGGCGAGCTGCGCCTGACCCCGGCCGGGATGGAAGCCGACCTCGAGATCGACTCGGGCACCGCGCCGGTCCCGGCCGACACCGAGGCCGTCGTCGCGGACCGCTCGGCCGTCGGCGAGCAGTACGTCGACCTGCGCCCGCGCACCGACGGCGGGCCGAAGCTGCGGGACGGTTCGGTGATCACGCAGGCGGACACGAAGATCCCGCTGCCGGTCGACGTCGTCTTGTCGACAGTGGACACGTTCGCCAACTCGGTGCCGAAGCCCGCGCTGCGCACGGTCGTCGACGAGCTGTACCACGCGACCACCGACGCCGGCCCGGCGCTCGACCAGCTCGTCGGCCGCGGCATCGAGTTCGTGCAGGCGGCGAGCGCGCACGTGGCGCCGCTGACCCGGTTCGTCACCGACGCGCACGTCGTGCTGGACACCCAGGTGCAGCAGGCCGGCGCGATCCGCGAGTTCGGGGCCAACGCGAAGCTCCTGGCGTCGACGTTGAAGCAGGCCGACGGCGACCTGCGCACGCTCATCCCGGCGGTGCCCGCCGCGGCGAACGAAGTCGGCGCGCTGATCCGCGACTCGGGGCCGCAGCTCGGTGTGCTGCTGGCGAACCTGCTGACCACCGCGGACGTCCTGGAGAACCGGCGGGACGGGCTGCGGCAGCTGCTGATCACCGCACCGCGGGCCGTCGCCGCGGGCAGCGCGGTGATCCGGCCGGACGGCGCCCACTTCGGGCTGTCGCTGACCTTCTTCGACCCGCCGCCGTGCACGACCGGCTACTCGACGCCGTACCGCGACGGCCTGGACACCTCGACCCGCCCGCTGAACACGGCCGCGCGGTGCGCGTTGCCGAAGGGTGACCCGACGAACGTACGGGGTTCGCAGAACGCACCGGGAGGACGGCCGTGAAGATCTTCTTGGTGGTGGCCACGGTTTTGGCGGCCGTCGCCGCCGGGTGGTCCGGGTTCACCTGGTGGCAGGCGGCGCACGACGACGGTGTCGCGCGCGCGGTCGTCCGCGAGGACGCGCTGGGCGCGGGCCGGGCCGCCGTCGCCGGGCTGACCACTTTGGACTACCGGCAGGCGGCGCCGGGGTACCAGCGCTGGCTCGACGTGTCGGGTGGCGCACTGCACGACGAGCTGGCGGCCGACCGGCAGGGGAGCCTCGACCGGATCGCGCAGGCGAAGACCGTCACCACCGGCAAGGTGACCGACGCGGCGGTGACCGAAGTGGACCCCGGCGCGGGCACGGCGAAGCTGATCGCGTCGGTGGAGCTGGTGGTGGCCCCCGAAGGCGGGGACGCCGTGACGAAACGCAACCGGTTCCAGGCCGAGCTGACCCGCGGGCCCGACGGCTGGCGGGTCACCGGGCTGGGCCAGGTCCCGACCGGGGAGACACCTTGACCCAGACCAAGAAACGGACCGTGAAGGTGGCCGGCCGCCTGCACGAGGACCAAGACGGTCGTGAGTGGAAAGGAGGGTTAGAACCCGACTTATCACTCACGACCACGGGACCACGGCGGCGGGTGTGGTGGGGGTGCCTGGTTGCCGCGGTGGTCATGGCGGGGCTCGCCGGGTGGTTCACCGTCGAGGCGCGGCAGACGAACGCCGTCGTCGCGCACAACCGTGCGCTGTCCGATGCCTCGGGTACCGCGGACGTCGCGAAGCAGATCAGCGCCGCGCTCGGCACAGTCTTCTCCTGCCGCTTCGACGACCCGGCGAAGAGCGAGCAGGCGGCGAAGGACGTCCTCACCGGTCCCGCACTGGCCCAGTACGACCAGCTCTTCGGCCAGGTGCGCAAGCTCGCCGCGGACCAGAAGCTGGTGGTCACCTCGACCGCCGTGACGTCCGGCGTGAAGCTCCTGGACGGCGACCGCGCGGCGCTGCTGGTGTTCCTCGACCAGACCGGGACGAGGGGCGACGGGCAGCGCAGCACCGGTGCCGCCCAGCTGAGCGTCACGGCCGAGCGCGCCGGCGGGAAGTGGCGCGTCACCGGGATGTCCGCCGCTTGAGAAGGCACGAGGAACCGATGCTCACGAGTTCTGAACGGGCCACGACGCTCGCCACGCTCCTGACGGCCCGCGCCGCGGCCGCGGGTCACGAGAGAGCGCTTTCGCGGTGGGACGGCGCCGAAGAGGTCACCGTGACCTGGGCTGAGCTGGACCGCCGGGTGACCGCCGTCGCCGCCGCCCTGCGCCGGGTCACCGAACCCCGGCAGCGCGCGGCGATCCTCGTCGCGGACCCGCTGGAGCACGTCGTCGCGTTCCTCGGCGTGCTCCGGGCCGGGCTGGTCGCGATCCCCGTCGGCGCCGACCGCGCTCGCGTCCTCGCGGACGAGGAACCGGCGATCGTGCTGGCGACGTCGGCCAC
Coding sequences within:
- a CDS encoding MCE family protein, which produces MKPPRIKPFRSRNPIAVGAVTALVMALIGGATFFSDDLPLVGGGTTYRAEFREAAGLKPNDEVRVAGVKVGEVTDVRLAGDHVEVLFRVKDTWVGNRTTAAIKIKTLLGQKNLVLDPVGNGELDPAQPIPPERTSSPYDVTAVFNDLAGTVGAIDTDQLAQAFRTLSDTLGASAPSDVRTAFDGIAALSQTLASRDEELVKLFQNTNQVAKTLGERSGQIQALIRDGNTLLTELNARKDAIAQLFSGIKNLAIQLRGLVADNQKTLGPALDQLDRVATVLQQNQGKLEDSLRLAGPFYRLLGNAVGNGRWIDTYICGLIPTGTTPGSCLPPKNGGR
- a CDS encoding MCE family protein, which encodes MKSLVKLAAVVTLALVTTGCGRGVSVYDIPLPGGAALGDHPIHVTASFTNVLDLVPQSGVKVNDVPVGQVVKVELAPDGHSAIVELLLNGDVDLPGNAVARLRQASILGEKFVELAAPDVATPSGRLLDGATIPLDQSTLTPEIEEVFGALSLLLNGGGVAQVQNISHQLNEALGGRETAARSLLSSLDTFVKGLDEHRTEITRAIESVNKLAQTLNAHTDQITTTLNGLTPGIGVLNQQREALVGMLKSLDGLTSVAVDTVNKSKDDLVADLKALEPLLRRLADSGDKLPKAMEMIFTFPFPDAALDTIRGDYLNGFLKVGH
- a CDS encoding MCE family protein, which encodes MAHQLIDLGARARRRTRLRALTVGVLLALVVSAAWPIATAPGERTLTAYFTAAVGIYPNSDVRVLGVAIGSVSKVEPNGTDVKVTMTLKPDAQLPADAGAVVITPSLVADRYVQITPVYRGGPQLPDGASIPRERTATPVEVDDLLHSLNQLMSALGPQGANKDGAVSEVLTKSAEYLSGNGQTIGTAIKNLGEFARAASDSKDDLFGSVDHISEFTAMLAANDGQVKQAISQIASLSKVLADQRDQFSGALTELTQALSVVQGFIKDNRGKVRSDVDKLADVTKILVNQKDSLAEALQAAPNALTNLLGAYDQANGTIDGRGNLLEFPEGK
- a CDS encoding MCE family protein yields the protein MLTRFVRVQVTIFVVIAVLGVAYVGATYAGLDKVFFDRGYTVKAQFPTGGGIFTNSEVTYRGVPIGRVGELRLTPAGMEADLEIDSGTAPVPADTEAVVADRSAVGEQYVDLRPRTDGGPKLRDGSVITQADTKIPLPVDVVLSTVDTFANSVPKPALRTVVDELYHATTDAGPALDQLVGRGIEFVQAASAHVAPLTRFVTDAHVVLDTQVQQAGAIREFGANAKLLASTLKQADGDLRTLIPAVPAAANEVGALIRDSGPQLGVLLANLLTTADVLENRRDGLRQLLITAPRAVAAGSAVIRPDGAHFGLSLTFFDPPPCTTGYSTPYRDGLDTSTRPLNTAARCALPKGDPTNVRGSQNAPGGRP